One window from the genome of Bacillota bacterium encodes:
- the hisG gene encoding ATP phosphoribosyltransferase — translation MGILKLGLPAGSLQNTTLEMFKKAGYNIQIGERSYYPYIDDEEIECVLMRAQEIPKYVEEQVLDVGLTGKDWITETGADVVELADLNYSKRGLRPVRLVLAVPQNSPFEKVEDLEGKRIATELVETTRRYLEEKGVNAAVSFSWGATEVKPPLLADAIAELTETGRSLKANQLKIIETILISTPRVIMNRASAGDPWKLKKVERMVTLLKGALLAEQKVMLKMNVHSDNLAKVIDLLPALRKPTISNLCADKWVAVESVVDEKKVRTLICDLQEAGAEGILEFPMNKIIP, via the coding sequence ATGGGAATATTAAAGCTGGGCCTGCCGGCCGGAAGTCTGCAGAATACAACACTTGAGATGTTCAAGAAGGCCGGTTATAATATACAGATCGGTGAACGCTCTTATTATCCCTATATTGATGACGAAGAGATTGAATGTGTCCTGATGAGGGCTCAGGAAATACCGAAATATGTTGAAGAACAGGTTCTCGATGTCGGTTTAACCGGGAAGGACTGGATTACTGAAACCGGGGCTGACGTTGTTGAACTGGCCGATTTGAATTATTCAAAAAGGGGACTACGCCCGGTCCGCCTGGTTCTGGCAGTTCCCCAGAATTCCCCTTTCGAAAAGGTTGAAGACCTGGAAGGCAAACGTATTGCAACAGAATTGGTTGAGACAACCCGCCGTTACCTGGAAGAGAAGGGTGTAAATGCTGCAGTATCATTTTCCTGGGGAGCAACGGAGGTTAAACCGCCTCTGTTGGCTGATGCCATAGCGGAGTTAACCGAAACGGGACGTTCACTGAAGGCCAACCAGCTGAAAATAATCGAAACAATACTGATTTCAACACCCAGGGTAATTATGAACCGGGCGAGCGCAGGGGATCCCTGGAAACTAAAAAAAGTGGAACGGATGGTTACTTTGCTTAAAGGGGCATTACTTGCCGAGCAGAAAGTAATGCTTAAAATGAATGTCCATAGCGATAACCTGGCGAAGGTGATTGACCTGCTGCCGGCGCTGAGGAAGCCAACTATATCTAATTTATGTGCTGACAAGTGGGTGGCTGTGGAGAGTGTTGTCGATGAGAAAAAGGTGCGAACACTGATTTGCGATTTACAGGAAGCGGGAGCAGAGGGGATCCTTGAGTTCCCGATGAATAAAATAATCCCGTAA
- a CDS encoding 2-hydroxyacyl-CoA dehydratase family protein gives MTQSEMSRAKRHLETTRKMKEMLPRFFMRMIERRFSNEPLAWCMVGVPPELLKAFDLLFEWPENFGTMCASRLVAPKFIEVAEGDGYSPELCSYVTNTMGYCKLFKETGEAPPESPLPGGMGTPAMLLGSGFICEPRWKWFQSIATRFFDVPVYSSDPLAPPYDINPRDPRIEEHYLTLLREDLAGQIEFLEKHTGKKLDLALLREIMALSHKALAYWRDTLALRKAIPSPMGSTDYFHAIIPQMYLVGDQEAVDFYREMYEEVKDRVERGIGVVEDEKYRFIWFGLPPWFNMGIFNYLESLGAVFAYESTYNVGDHFEVDLSDPLEAIVKRTWQRAVKMHDYGAEAMPELCNPAVFGGFVGSSLLEELVKDFSLSGAIMHLTRSCRAVSFGEVHTKNRLAEIGIPSLIFESDMADPRLWSDAQIKTRLHAFLETVDRTKKGGN, from the coding sequence ATGACCCAAAGCGAAATGAGCCGGGCTAAACGCCACCTGGAAACAACCCGGAAAATGAAAGAGATGCTGCCCAGATTCTTCATGCGGATGATTGAACGACGTTTCAGCAATGAACCTTTGGCCTGGTGCATGGTGGGAGTCCCTCCCGAGTTATTGAAAGCATTTGATCTTCTATTTGAATGGCCTGAAAACTTCGGGACAATGTGTGCCAGCAGGTTGGTGGCCCCCAAATTTATTGAAGTTGCCGAGGGCGATGGCTACTCACCGGAACTCTGTTCCTACGTAACCAACACGATGGGTTATTGTAAACTTTTCAAGGAAACCGGTGAAGCCCCTCCCGAATCTCCCCTTCCCGGGGGTATGGGAACACCGGCTATGCTGCTCGGTTCCGGTTTTATCTGTGAACCGCGCTGGAAATGGTTTCAGTCGATTGCAACCCGCTTCTTTGACGTTCCCGTTTACAGCAGTGATCCCCTGGCCCCTCCCTACGATATAAACCCCAGAGACCCGCGGATCGAGGAGCATTACCTGACTCTTCTCCGCGAAGATCTGGCGGGACAGATTGAATTTCTGGAAAAGCATACGGGCAAGAAACTTGATCTGGCACTTCTGAGAGAAATAATGGCCCTCTCTCATAAAGCGTTGGCTTACTGGCGGGATACCCTGGCATTACGTAAAGCAATCCCCTCTCCGATGGGATCAACAGACTATTTCCATGCAATTATTCCCCAAATGTACCTGGTGGGAGACCAGGAGGCAGTAGATTTCTACCGGGAAATGTACGAAGAAGTAAAGGATCGTGTTGAACGAGGCATAGGCGTTGTTGAAGATGAAAAATATCGATTTATCTGGTTTGGCCTGCCGCCATGGTTCAACATGGGTATTTTCAATTACCTGGAGTCGCTGGGAGCCGTATTTGCTTATGAGTCAACCTATAACGTGGGAGATCATTTTGAAGTCGACCTCTCCGACCCGCTCGAGGCAATAGTCAAACGAACCTGGCAAAGGGCGGTGAAGATGCATGACTATGGTGCGGAAGCCATGCCCGAGCTCTGCAACCCAGCTGTCTTCGGCGGATTTGTCGGCAGCTCGCTACTGGAAGAGTTGGTCAAAGATTTCAGCCTTAGCGGGGCAATTATGCATCTTACACGCTCCTGCCGGGCTGTATCATTCGGAGAAGTTCACACGAAAAACCGTCTTGCAGAAATCGGTATCCCATCATTGATATTTGAGAGCGATATGGCTGATCCCCGGCTATGGTCAGATGCCCAGATCAAAACACGGCTGCATGCATTTCTCGAAACGGTAGATCGAACAAAAAAGGGAGGTAACTAG
- a CDS encoding aspartate kinase — protein sequence MNILALIIQKYGGTSVASIDHIRRVAVKVAKARQEGNRVAVVVSAMGDQTDHLLELAGEITTNPSARELDALLATGEQACAALLAMTLVSLGQTARSFLGLQLPLVTDNIHNRARILDLQTEVLEKTIQEDIIPVITGFQGVAEDGSITTLGRGGSDTTAVALAAALKADCCEIYTDVDGVYTADPGICPHARHLEKVSYQEMLELAGLGAKVLHARSVELAQKYQVPLVVKSSFGGDRETWIVNEEDEMENLIIKGVTLEKNVSKISLIRVPDRPGIAYRILSPLADAAINVDMIIQNASIDGFADFTFTVPTSELDHASKLVSIVTEEIGALEMLADNNIVKVSAVGIGIKSHPGVAFRMFKSLADENINIEMISTSEYRISCVIEEKYGELAVRAIHNTFGLDEKPHRPSEKE from the coding sequence GTGAACATTTTGGCCTTGATTATTCAGAAATATGGTGGCACCTCGGTTGCATCCATCGACCATATCCGCAGGGTAGCAGTTAAGGTTGCCAAGGCCAGACAGGAAGGAAACCGGGTAGCTGTCGTAGTTTCCGCCATGGGAGATCAAACTGATCATTTACTTGAATTGGCTGGTGAGATTACGACAAACCCTTCTGCACGAGAACTGGACGCACTGCTTGCTACCGGAGAACAGGCTTGCGCCGCCTTGCTGGCAATGACTTTGGTAAGCCTGGGGCAGACTGCAAGGTCTTTCCTGGGTTTGCAGCTTCCTCTTGTAACCGACAATATTCATAACCGGGCTCGTATTCTTGATCTGCAGACAGAAGTTCTTGAAAAAACAATTCAGGAAGATATAATACCGGTTATAACCGGTTTTCAGGGGGTTGCCGAAGACGGAAGTATTACAACTCTCGGTCGTGGCGGATCTGATACAACCGCAGTTGCTCTTGCAGCTGCCCTGAAGGCTGACTGTTGCGAGATATATACTGATGTTGATGGAGTGTATACTGCCGACCCAGGTATATGCCCCCATGCCCGCCATCTTGAAAAGGTGTCATACCAGGAAATGCTTGAATTGGCTGGGCTTGGAGCAAAAGTACTGCATGCCCGTTCAGTTGAACTGGCTCAAAAGTACCAGGTGCCCCTGGTGGTTAAATCATCGTTTGGGGGAGACAGGGAAACCTGGATTGTTAACGAGGAGGATGAAATGGAAAACTTAATAATCAAGGGTGTGACCCTGGAAAAAAATGTATCGAAAATCTCACTAATCAGGGTTCCCGACCGTCCGGGAATTGCTTACAGAATCCTCTCTCCCCTGGCCGACGCGGCAATTAATGTCGATATGATTATTCAGAACGCCAGTATCGACGGTTTCGCCGACTTCACCTTCACAGTGCCAACCTCCGAGTTGGATCATGCAAGCAAACTGGTCAGTATAGTGACCGAAGAAATCGGGGCTCTGGAAATGCTGGCTGATAATAACATAGTAAAGGTTTCAGCTGTTGGGATAGGGATTAAAAGCCATCCCGGGGTGGCATTCAGAATGTTCAAATCGCTGGCTGATGAAAATATCAATATCGAGATGATCAGTACTTCTGAATATCGAATATCCTGCGTTATAGAAGAGAAATATGGTGAACTTGCTGTCAGGGCTATTCATAATACATTTGGCCTTGACGAAAAGCCACATCGCCCCTCAGAAAAGGAGTAG
- a CDS encoding peptidylprolyl isomerase, with amino-acid sequence MEKEKRDNQEFLNKIMKPQILLGAVAVLLIAVIVLAVLLFSTAPGSKEAVALVNGEEITRDELFEAMYEQNGQEALDQLITRKLILQKATVEGITVTSEEIDAEVNTIIDDNFQGSEEDFLMVLDYYGISLDDFREDARLNLLVRNLAMSQIDTSDDTVRTFFEENRSRFDQQEEVEARHILVESEEEALDVLTRLRDGEEFAFLAAEYSLDQSNKDNGGYLGFFGRGAMVEEFETEAFNLAIDEISEPVETSFGYHIIQVLDRREAAAVNYEDVSEMVKDTMIDEQITPVINQLVQTLYEEAEIEYLL; translated from the coding sequence TTGGAAAAGGAAAAGAGAGATAATCAGGAATTCCTCAATAAGATTATGAAACCTCAGATTCTACTGGGTGCTGTTGCTGTTTTGCTGATAGCAGTGATTGTCCTGGCTGTTTTGTTATTCTCGACAGCGCCGGGTAGTAAAGAAGCGGTAGCGTTGGTAAACGGTGAAGAAATTACCAGGGACGAACTTTTTGAGGCTATGTACGAACAAAACGGGCAGGAAGCGCTCGATCAGCTTATCACCAGGAAATTGATTTTACAGAAAGCGACTGTCGAAGGCATAACAGTTACGAGCGAAGAGATTGATGCGGAGGTTAATACGATCATCGATGATAATTTCCAGGGATCGGAAGAAGACTTCCTGATGGTTCTCGATTATTATGGCATATCTCTGGATGATTTCAGGGAAGATGCCAGGTTAAATTTATTGGTCCGCAATCTGGCCATGAGCCAAATCGATACATCAGATGATACAGTGAGAACGTTTTTTGAAGAAAACCGTTCACGGTTTGACCAGCAGGAAGAAGTTGAAGCCAGACATATCCTGGTTGAAAGCGAAGAAGAAGCCTTGGATGTATTGACCCGGCTGAGGGATGGTGAAGAATTTGCCTTCCTTGCTGCCGAATATTCTCTCGATCAATCGAACAAAGATAACGGTGGGTACCTTGGGTTCTTTGGAAGAGGAGCGATGGTCGAAGAATTTGAGACAGAGGCGTTCAATCTTGCGATTGATGAAATCAGCGAACCGGTTGAAACCAGTTTCGGTTACCATATAATTCAGGTGCTTGATCGCCGTGAAGCAGCCGCTGTTAACTATGAAGATGTGAGTGAAATGGTCAAAGATACTATGATTGACGAGCAGATCACTCCTGTGATCAACCAGCTGGTTCAAACCCTTTACGAGGAGGCAGAAATCGAGTATCTCCTTTAA
- a CDS encoding 2-hydroxyacyl-CoA dehydratase family protein, whose translation MNAKLIGRKNNSITAQNEEMIRRIKAETNKPVIGYLCCFAPPELISAAGAIPYRITSFPGEDTSAADSYVEPYGCTYVRSVLSRAVRGHYDFLDGLIISHSCDMVQRLYGIWTHYHPLAYSYMFNVPHQVSPQARRFYKRELGFFRESLEKFTGKNVEESALKDSINLYNENRSLVRKLYALRKEKIPLIEGSEMIDLLITGGALPASEFRALLKKTLDTASERKQGSEIFPRILVWGSIMDDSSLYRLIEESGGKVVADDTCIGFRTWEEDIPQTDDPYESLTEHYFINFQCPRTDRGPGVNRFDYILERVREYEVDGIIGYCISFCDPHKLDYPDLRDYLKKEGFPMLLIDDNYSFEPSEAIKTRIQAFLEILR comes from the coding sequence ATGAATGCCAAACTTATTGGTCGGAAAAATAACAGTATAACTGCTCAAAATGAAGAAATGATTCGCCGGATAAAAGCTGAAACAAACAAACCGGTTATCGGTTACCTCTGCTGTTTTGCTCCCCCGGAACTGATCAGCGCTGCCGGCGCTATCCCTTACAGGATTACCAGTTTTCCGGGAGAAGATACTTCAGCTGCAGATTCTTATGTAGAGCCCTACGGATGTACCTATGTCCGCAGTGTCCTCTCCAGGGCAGTCCGGGGGCATTATGATTTTTTGGATGGTTTGATCATCTCTCACAGCTGTGATATGGTCCAGCGGCTTTACGGAATCTGGACTCATTATCACCCCCTGGCTTATTCATACATGTTTAATGTTCCACATCAGGTCAGCCCGCAAGCACGGCGTTTTTACAAGCGTGAACTGGGATTTTTCAGGGAAAGCCTGGAAAAATTTACAGGTAAAAATGTTGAAGAATCGGCATTAAAGGATTCCATTAATCTCTATAATGAAAACCGTTCCCTGGTAAGAAAACTCTATGCTCTTCGAAAAGAAAAAATTCCTCTTATCGAAGGCAGTGAAATGATCGACCTGCTGATTACGGGAGGAGCGCTGCCGGCCAGTGAGTTCAGAGCATTACTCAAAAAAACCCTGGATACTGCTTCTGAACGTAAACAGGGCAGCGAAATCTTCCCCCGGATACTGGTTTGGGGAAGCATAATGGATGACTCTTCATTATACCGGTTAATCGAAGAATCTGGAGGAAAAGTAGTCGCAGATGATACCTGTATCGGTTTCAGAACATGGGAAGAAGACATCCCCCAGACTGATGATCCCTATGAAAGTTTAACTGAACATTACTTTATCAATTTTCAGTGTCCCAGGACAGATCGCGGTCCCGGAGTAAACAGGTTTGATTATATTCTTGAAAGGGTCAGAGAATATGAGGTTGATGGTATTATCGGATACTGCATCTCTTTTTGCGATCCCCATAAACTTGATTACCCGGACCTGCGTGACTACCTGAAAAAAGAAGGGTTTCCCATGCTTCTGATTGACGACAATTATAGCTTTGAGCCTTCTGAAGCGATTAAGACAAGAATTCAGGCCTTTCTTGAAATTCTCAGGTAA
- a CDS encoding prenyltransferase, with product MAENRLKRFWQGFWQIADPKIWIASTIPMAVGAALAYAYLGSFSWGWFLIGAVAIYLIEIGKNAFNEYVDYLSGVDRFVTPDKRTPFSGGKKTIIDGKLSLKENLVIGMVTILLGCILGIYIVLAREFAVIWVGLAGVFFALSYSLPPFKFAYRGIGEMVVGLTFGPLITTGTFLVQAHTITPLVILASLPIGFLIANVLWINQYPDYEADLKGGKLNGLVRLGKEKGVNIFVLLFGLAYLSFILLAVISRNPFWLLSLLSLPVSIKAIRVARQHYNNIPVLTEANAKTIQIYQITGLTMVAAALLSLLL from the coding sequence ATGGCGGAAAACCGGTTAAAAAGATTCTGGCAGGGTTTCTGGCAAATTGCCGATCCGAAAATATGGATAGCATCGACAATACCCATGGCCGTGGGTGCTGCCCTCGCTTATGCATATCTCGGATCTTTCAGTTGGGGTTGGTTCCTGATTGGGGCAGTGGCAATATACCTGATCGAAATTGGTAAAAACGCTTTCAATGAATATGTCGATTATTTAAGCGGGGTTGACCGCTTTGTAACTCCGGATAAACGTACCCCCTTCAGCGGCGGCAAAAAAACCATAATAGACGGTAAATTATCCTTAAAAGAAAATCTGGTAATCGGTATGGTTACCATACTTTTGGGATGTATACTTGGAATATATATCGTGCTTGCCCGGGAATTTGCAGTGATCTGGGTCGGTCTGGCCGGTGTGTTCTTTGCCCTCTCCTACAGCCTTCCTCCTTTCAAGTTTGCATACCGCGGGATAGGAGAAATGGTTGTTGGCCTTACCTTCGGACCGCTGATCACCACAGGTACTTTTCTTGTTCAGGCCCATACGATCACTCCCCTGGTTATATTGGCTTCCCTGCCGATCGGATTCCTTATTGCCAATGTGCTCTGGATCAACCAGTATCCGGATTACGAGGCTGATCTAAAAGGCGGGAAACTAAATGGATTGGTCCGCTTAGGCAAAGAGAAGGGTGTTAATATCTTTGTACTTTTATTCGGGCTTGCTTACCTGTCATTTATCTTACTGGCAGTCATTAGCAGAAACCCTTTCTGGCTCCTCTCTCTTTTGAGTCTTCCAGTTTCGATAAAAGCAATCAGGGTTGCCCGTCAGCATTACAACAATATCCCGGTGCTGACCGAAGCCAATGCAAAAACAATTCAGATCTACCAGATTACCGGATTAACCATGGTTGCCGCCGCCCTGCTCTCATTACTTTTATGA
- a CDS encoding glutamine amidotransferase yields MVSINIYHLYPNHLNLYGDRGNMLALCRRAEWHGFKTNIITVEPGDLIDFKECDLLFMGGGQDSDQKLIAGDLKIRRSDLVAAIDNGMVLFAVCGSYQLLGHYYTAHTGEKFGGLDIIDLYTESGSRRLIGNAVISCPLWKPEKTLVGFENHGGKTYLGPSVKPLGKVLIGFGNNGTDKTEGAVFNNLIGTYLHGSLLPKNPWLTDYLLEKALSYRSQPHQLRELDDSFEQSAHLAAIELAGSKKHERLSTRA; encoded by the coding sequence ATGGTATCAATCAATATCTATCACCTTTATCCCAATCATTTAAACCTTTACGGTGATCGCGGCAATATGCTCGCTCTCTGCCGCCGGGCAGAATGGCATGGTTTCAAAACTAATATAATTACCGTGGAGCCCGGTGATCTCATCGATTTCAAAGAATGTGACTTGCTTTTCATGGGAGGCGGCCAGGACAGCGATCAAAAATTGATCGCCGGGGATTTAAAAATTCGCCGAAGTGATTTGGTAGCCGCCATAGACAACGGTATGGTCCTTTTTGCCGTTTGCGGATCTTACCAGCTGCTGGGTCATTATTATACCGCACATACCGGCGAAAAATTTGGTGGACTCGATATAATTGATCTTTATACAGAGTCCGGATCCAGGAGGCTGATCGGTAATGCTGTGATAAGCTGTCCGTTATGGAAACCGGAAAAAACCCTGGTCGGCTTTGAAAACCATGGTGGGAAAACATATTTAGGCCCTTCGGTAAAACCACTGGGGAAAGTTCTTATTGGTTTTGGCAACAACGGCACCGATAAAACAGAAGGTGCCGTATTCAATAATCTAATCGGCACCTATCTTCACGGCTCTCTGCTTCCTAAAAACCCCTGGCTGACAGATTATTTGCTCGAGAAAGCTCTCTCATATCGCAGTCAGCCGCACCAGCTAAGGGAACTGGATGATTCCTTTGAGCAATCAGCCCACCTGGCAGCGATCGAATTGGCCGGATCAAAGAAACATGAGAGGTTGTCAACCAGGGCCTGA